The following coding sequences lie in one Apostichopus japonicus isolate 1M-3 chromosome 13, ASM3797524v1, whole genome shotgun sequence genomic window:
- the LOC139979161 gene encoding uncharacterized protein — protein MAEKLHKCQQLAAALYQDDIVTAEEFLEDGADPSLLLPSEGIALLHYAAGMTSYNALEFTRMLLGYGADPNTRSVDGLTPVHVAASWGHFEILECLLASGGDPTLQDEEGQTALSLAQASDKWDCVDLLQQTEIDILSEDEEEDQREITYTRLCDLVESNSLPDTTDLSISYFSNEDLCSSNGSNHSFQSGELSQGDTANSHNASVNLSLNSNTNSQDISGILRHRELPRERHKKRVSFFNGIPEEEGSDSLNSFPDSIIEGEIEEELGAGGSVLDGSGDAGMSFLSQGYSTEDFTLLDGQGLDVTSPDNTVIFYKRVSRDKRKTCMFSHLTSQSSSPQDVGIKVEQAEDSSPVSHVLMKTCSALNDLDLNNSDRDCQSLRTVGKQFEPSSRHCSNDPSPTVGVVRNPSFTEDLCKFISESSPNLSSETTPQQNIDKSVPRSNKKCRSSMFQHLSPVGGDRTDSREGEVLEFLYFDREADAGLIEQSLPSACESHKITPNSSIVDLPDRHSQCADVSAAGNSTRLSDDTILYDWKSFVSDEEEKESVVILDELLDLTNSDIHARLRKLGEEPGPITKTTRRVYLILLTKILKDPERERLKPAAEDSFKHELAQVLTGLKRLDDLSILEAEMVSQFQVPDPKRKWREGVMKSSFNYLLLDPRVSLNLPMRHTVLSPLEIFRIFVSSIFYIGKGKRARPYAHFYEALDAVKKREKKKKKKQKGPSKKVNHIREIWSAGLGVISLHIFQNVIPVEAYTREACMVDALSLQRLTNVKKGDYYGMASTWDSSKKRQMGVHLLHKACNIFLIEGERMIRPVDIKIGQ, from the exons ATGGCGGAGAAACTCCACAAGTGTCAACAGCTCGCAGCAGCTCTTTACCAAGATGATATTGT gactGCAGAGGAATTCCTTGAGGATGGTGCTGATCCTAGCTTGCTTCTTCCCTCAGAAGGCATTGCACTCCTCCATTATGCAGCAGGCATGACCTCTTACAATGCATTAGAGTTCACGAGAATGCTTCTGGGGTATGGAGCAGATCCGAATACCAG ATCCGTGGATGGTTTAACACCAGTTCATGTCGCTGCTTCGTGGGGCCACTTTGAGATCCTAGAGTGTCTTTTAGCTAGTGGAGGGGACCCCACTCTACAGGATGAGGAAGGACAAACAGCTCTGTCTTTAGCCCAGGCCTCAGACAAGTGGGACTGTGTCGATCTTCTCCAGCAGACAGAGATCGATATACTATCAGAGGATGAAGAGGAGGATCAGAGAGAAATCACATATACAA GACTGTGCGATCTTGTAGAGTCTAACAGTCTACCAGACACCACAGATCTATCCATAAGTTACTTTTCTAATGAAGATCTATGCAGCAGTAATGGTTCAAACCATTCATTTCAATCAGGGGAACTATCACAGGGTGACACTGCTAACTCCCACAATGCATCTGTCAATTTATCTTTGAACTCAAATACAAACAGCCAAGACATCTCAGGGATCTTACGACACAGAGAACTTCCGAGGGAGAGGCACAAAAAGCGGGTCAGCTTCTTCAATGGCATTCCAGAGGAAGAGGGAAGCGACAGTCTTAACTCTTTTCCAGATTCCATCATTGAAGGGGAAATAGAGGAGGAGTTAGGAGCTGGAGGGTCAGTTTTAGACGGTAGCGGTGATGCAGGAATGTCATTCCTATCTCAAGGATATTCGACTGAAGACTTTACTTTACTTGATGGTCAAGGATTGGATGTAACATCCCCGGACAATACGGTCATATTTTACAAAAGGGTTTCAAGGGATAAGAGGAAAACATGTATGTTTTCTCATCTAACTAGCCAATCCTCAAGCCCTCAAGATGTAGGGATCAAAGTAGAACAAGCAGAAGATTCCAGCCCTGTCTCTCATGTGTTAATGAAGACCTGTTCTGCATTAAATGACTTGGATCTTAATAACTCAGACCGTGACTGTCAATCTTTACGAACCGTAGGAAAACAATTTGAACCAAGCTCAAGACATTGCAGTAACGATCCGTCCCCGACTGTCGGTGTCGTAAGGAATCCCTCGTTCACAGAAGATTTGTGTAAATTCATCTCAGAGAGTTCACCCAATCTCAGTTCTGAAACAACTCCTCAACAAAACATCGACAAATCTGTTCCACGCTCAAATAAGAAATGCCGCTCTTCGATGTTTCAACATTTGTCTCCAGTCGGAGGAGACCGAACAGATTCCAGAGAAGGTGAAGTCCTAGAGTTCCTTTACTTTGACAGAGAAGCAGACGCTGGCCTAATAGAGCAAAGCCTGCCCTCGGCTTGCGAAAGTCATAAAATCACGCCAAACAGCTCAATCGTCGATCTTCCAGATCGCCACTCACAGTGTGCCGATGTCTCTGCTGCCGGGAACTCGACAAGGTTGAGCGACGACACCATCCTGTACGATTGGAAGAGTTTTGTTTCGGATGAGGAGGAGAAGGAATCCGTGGTGATTCTGGATGAACTGCTCGACTTGACCAATTCGGACATCCATGCTCGTCTAAGGAAACTAGGAGAAGAGCCTGGACCTATCACCAAGACCACTCGAAGGGTTTActtaatattactcacaaaaATATTGAAGGATCCAGAAAGAGAGAGATTAAAGCCTGCAGCTGAAGACT CGTTTAAGCACGAACTTGCCCAAGTACTAACTGGCCTCAAGCGCCTTGATGACCTCAGCATACTAGAAGCGGAGATGGTGTCCCAGTTTCAGGTTCCAGATCCCAAGCGTAAATGGAGGGAAGGGGTCATGAAGTCTTCCTTCAATTACCTTCTCTTAGATCCGAGAGTCTCTCTAAATCTTCCCATGAGACACACAGTGCTCTCTCCGTTGGAAATATTCCGGATTTTTGTCTCGTCAATATTCTACATCGGTAAAGGCAAAAGGGCTCGACCATACGCTCATTTCTACGAGGCGCTCGATGCAGtgaagaagagagaaaaaaagaagaagaagaagcagaaaGGG CCAAGCAAGAAAGTTAACCATATCAGAGAAATCTGGTCAGCTGGTCTTGGTGTTATCTCACTGCACATCTTTCAGAATGTTATTCCAGTGGAAGCTTACACCAGAGAAGCCTGCATGGTAGATGCCTTAA GTCTGCAGAGACTCACTAATGTCAAGAAAGGTGATTATTATGGCATGGCATCGACCTGGGACAGCTCCAAGAAGAGGCAGATGGGAGTCCATCTCCTCCATAAAGCTTGCAACATCTTCCTCATAGAGGGTGAGAGGATGATCAGACCAGTAGATATCAAGATTGGACAGTAG